From the genome of Colwellia psychrerythraea 34H, one region includes:
- a CDS encoding glutaredoxin family protein, translated as MTKYNLYGSEGCHLCEQALAICLTVLTVEQLTQVDIIEQESVDHETETLVELYGVHIPVLEQLEQNSSENTKLFWPFTQAQVTQLVNSNA; from the coding sequence ATGACTAAGTATAATTTGTATGGCAGCGAAGGCTGCCATTTATGTGAACAAGCGTTGGCCATTTGTTTAACGGTATTGACTGTTGAGCAGTTAACGCAAGTTGATATTATTGAACAAGAAAGTGTTGACCATGAAACGGAAACACTGGTCGAGTTGTATGGTGTACACATTCCCGTACTCGAACAATTAGAACAAAATAGCAGTGAAAATACTAAGCTGTTTTGGCCATTTACCCAAGCGCAAGTAACGCAATTAGTGAACAGTAACGCATAA